The Thalassotalea sediminis genome includes the window AGGCGGTCAAGATTACGATATTCTAGGTTGGTCTGAGATTGCGGTGATTAACGATATTCTTGATCAATATCAGAAGCACATGCACTTCTTACACTTACTTCGAGAGTAAAGCAGGCTATAAACGCTGGAAGTACTCAATTTAACGCTGTTAAATAAAAAAGCCGATAATTAATATTATCGGCTTTTTTTATTACATCTTAATATTACTATTTTGCAGGCTTTAACCCTTGATTAATCGCTGCGATATCTTTTTCACTGATAGTACCACCAGCACGTTTTAAGTTTAAAATCGCTTGTATATAGCTATAACGTGTTGAAGAAAGGTTACGTTTAGCATTATACAGATTACGCGTGCTATCTAGTACATCCACAATGGTACGTGTACCCACTTCAAAGCCTGCTTCCGTTGCTTTTAAGGCACTTTCTGCCGAAATTACCGATTGCTGTAGTGCTTTGATGCCTGATACATTTGCAATCACTGTATTGTATGAATTTCTCGCATTTCGTACGATGTTACGATGAGTTTGCTGCAGATCTTGGCTTGCTGCTACATAATTAGCCTGTGCTTGTCTCACGCCACTTGTTGTTGCACCACCTGAGTAAATCGGCACTGTCAAGGTAACACCAATTGACTGACGTTGAGTTTTTGAGGTTGTATCCAGTAAATTGTCATCGCTATCAGAGCGATTCAATGATCCGTTAAGGTCTAAAGTAGGGTAATGGCCTGAGCGTGCGATATTAATACTTTCTTTCGCAATATCAACAGAAACTTTTTGAATAATTAAATCAAGGTTTTTAGCTTCTGCTGTTTGTTGCCATTCGTTAGCGCTATCAGGTGACGGACGAGATGCGCTAAATCGTTCAGTGTTTAAAATATTGAGGTCGCGAGGGTATACATTCGTAATAACACGCAATGCTTCTTCGGTATTAAATACATTATTTTCTGCACGAATAACTTCTGTGACCGCATTATCAAACTGCGCCTGTGCTTCATGTACAGCAGTAACAGCCGTTAAACCAACAGCATGACGTTGTTTAGTTTGTTCTAGCTGGCGTTCAATGGCTTTTTTCTCAGCATTTGCA containing:
- the tolC gene encoding outer membrane channel protein TolC — encoded protein: MKKSVTSIIIGIVCATSSSMINAQDLLSTYELAKANDPVVLKAQAQFKASQEGIVQARSLLLPQIKATASQSYEESEIRGGAKYDDSDSTSIGASLNMQIYHHDTWLKLDNAKKVAHRSDITYQAAKQDLIVRVTQAYFDVLSAKDDLEFANAEKKAIERQLEQTKQRHAVGLTAVTAVHEAQAQFDNAVTEVIRAENNVFNTEEALRVITNVYPRDLNILNTERFSASRPSPDSANEWQQTAEAKNLDLIIQKVSVDIAKESINIARSGHYPTLDLNGSLNRSDSDDNLLDTTSKTQRQSIGVTLTVPIYSGGATTSGVRQAQANYVAASQDLQQTHRNIVRNARNSYNTVIANVSGIKALQQSVISAESALKATEAGFEVGTRTIVDVLDSTRNLYNAKRNLSSTRYSYIQAILNLKRAGGTISEKDIAAINQGLKPAK